A window of the Brassica napus cultivar Da-Ae chromosome C5, Da-Ae, whole genome shotgun sequence genome harbors these coding sequences:
- the LOC106396684 gene encoding chitin elicitor receptor kinase 1 isoform X1 yields MELRIRIATLLPLLLLLFSTSSLFFTVESKCSGSCNLALASYFLENGTTLSNINQNLNSPAAPFDQVNFEPILRYNPSITNKDLIQMGSRVLVPFPCECQPGDFLAHVFRYSIQQEDTYGVVATKHYANLTTEESLQRTNSFPATNIPPSATLNVSVNCFCGNESVSKDYGLFVTYPLRPEDSLDAIASSSGVPAEFIQRYNPGVDFRSGRGIVFVPGKDPNGTFPPFNSSDKAGGLGAGVIAGICIGVLVALLLISFVIYYAYRKNKKQDSHSSSIPLSAKVDQASLQSGDLVGTGVAPGLAAISVDKSVEFTLEELAKATDNFNLSFKIGQGGFGAVYYAELRGEKAAIKKMDMEASKQFLAELKVLTRVHHVNLVRLIGYCVEGSLFLIYEYVENGNLGQHLHGSGREPLPWIKRVHIALDSARGLEYIHEHTVPVYVHRDIKSANILIDQSFRAKVADFGLTKLTEVGSSATRGAMGTFGYMAPEIVYGEVSAKVDVYAFGVVLYELISAKAAVVKMNQASGEFRGLVGVFEEVFKEADKEEALRKIIDPRLGDNYPFDSVYKMAELGKACTQENAQLRPSMRYIVVALSTLISSTGNWDVGNFQNDDIVSLMSGR; encoded by the exons ATGGAGCTACGGATCCGAATTGCTacccttcttcctcttctccttctcctcttctcaaCGTCGTCTCTGTTCTTCACCGTGGAATCTAAATGCAGTGGAAGCTGCAACTTAGCTTTAGCCTCTTACTTCCTCGAAAACGGAACAACCCTCTCCAACATCAACCAGAACCTCAACTCTCCCGCCGCGCCTTTCGATCAAGTCAACTTCGAGCCGATCCTAAGGTACAACCCCAGCATAACAAACAAAGACTTAATCCAGATGGGTTCTCGTGTTCTTGTCCCTTTCCCTTGCGAGTGCCAACCCGGAGACTTTCTTGCCCACGTGTTCAGATACAGTATCCAACAGGAAGATACTTATGGCGTAGTTGCGACTAAACATTACGCGAACCTCACGACGGAGGAGTCTTTGCAGAGGACCAACTCTTTTCCGGCGACTAACATCCCTCCCTCCGCGACGTTAAACGTGTCCGTGAACTGCTTTTGCGGTAACGAGAGTGTGTCAAAGGATTATGGGTTGTTCGTTACTTACCCGCTTCGTCCTGAAGATAGTCTCGACGCGATCGCGAGTTCTTCCGGTGTACCGGCGGAGTTTATTCAAAGGTATAACCCTGGTGTTGATTTCCGGTCAGGGAGAGGGATTGTCTTTGTTCCGGGGAAAG ATCCAAATGGTACATTCCCACCTTTCAATTCAAG TGACAAAG CAGGTGGGCTTGGTGCTGGAGTTATAGCTGGTATATGTATAGGAGTGTTGGTGGCTCTGTTGTTGATCTCCTTTGTCATATACTATGCTTACCGAAAGAACAAGAAGCAAGATTCACATTCATCTTCTATCCCGTTGTCTGCTAAGGTTGATCAGG CTAGCCTCCAGAGTGGAGACTTGGTTGGTACAGGAGTTGCTCCTGGCCTTGCCGCCATAAGCGTGGACAAGTCTGTTGAGTTTACCTTGGAGGAGCTAGCAAAGGCTACTGATAATTTCAATCTGTCTTTTAAGATAGGGCAAGGTGGTTTTGGTGCTGTTTACTATGCAGAGCTTAGAGGAGAA AAAGCTGCAATCAAGAAGATGGACATGGAGGCATCGAAACAGTTCTTGGCGGAACTAAAAGTCTTAACACGTGTACATCATGTCAACCTG GTTCGTCTGATTGGTTATTGTGTAGAGGGGTCTCTGTTCTTGATCTATGAGTATGTTGAGAATGGCAACCTTGGACAACATTTACATGGATCAG GACGTGAACCGCTACCGTGGATTAAGAGAGTCCACATTGCGCTAGATTCAGCTAGAGGTTTAGAGTATATCCACGAGCACACGGTTCCAGTTTATGTTCACAGGGACATTAAATCTGCCAATATATTGATAGATCAGAGCTTCAGAGCAAAG GTCGCTGATTTCGGTTTAACAAAACTGACAGAAGTGGGAAGCTCAGCGACACGTGGGGCGATGGGTACATTTGGTTACATGGCACCTGA GATTGTATATGGAGAAGTGTCTGCGAAAGTAGATGTATATGCATTTGGAGTGGTCCTTTACGAGTTGATCTCTGCGAAAGCCGCGGTTGTCAAGATGAACCAAGCCAGTGGTGAATTCAGAGGCCTCGTGGGTGTG TTCGAAGAAGTATTCAAGGAGGCAGACAAAGAAGAAGCACTACGGAAGATTATCGATCCGAGGCTTGGTGATAACTATCCGTTTGATTCTGTATATAAG ATGGCGGAACTAGGGAAAGCTTGTACGCAAGAGAACGCGCAGCTCCGTCCAAGTATGAGATACATTGTCGTTGCTTTATCTACTCTTATCTCGTCAACCGGAAACTGGGACGTCGGAAACTTCCAGAACGATGATATTGTCAGCCTTATGTCTGGCCGGTAG
- the BNAC05G30690D gene encoding senescence/dehydration-associated protein At4g35985, chloroplastic, translating into MGCFGPSKSSRTRNQERDTTRRSPPPQPPHQTVRAEEILLHIPRCRVHLIDESEAVELASGDFNLVKVSDNGVTLAMIVRIGHGLQWPVIKDEPVVKLDARDYLFTLPVKDGDPLSYGVTFSSDDRDVAVANSLKLLDEFLKENSCFSYSASSKVDNGIDWKEFAPRIEDYNNVVAKAIAGGTGHIIRGLFSCSNAYTNQVHKGGEVMITKADQEKSGASQRNGGYNSGNSSSTEKKNGINTNLQRARKLSKATEQLSKTMLNGAGVVSGSVMVPVMKSKPGKAFFSMVPGEVLLASLDALNKILDAAEAAERQALTATSRAATRMVSERFGENAGEATGDVLATAGHAAGTAWNVFQIRKTFYPSSSLKSGIVRNAPRK; encoded by the exons atgGGATGTTTCGGACCATCAAAATCTTCAAGAACAAGAAACCAAGAACGAGACACCACTCGACGAAGCCCACCTCCTCAACCTCCACACCAAACCGTGAGAGCTGAAGAGATTCTATTACATATTCCAAGATGTAGAGTCCATCTCATCGACGAATCCGAGGCCGTGGAGCTCGCCTCCGGTGATTTCAATCTCGTCAAAGTCTCAGACAACGGCGTGACTCTCGCCATGATCGTCAGGATCGGACATGGCCTCCAGTGGCCGGTGATTAAAGACGAGCCGGTGGTGAAACTCGACGCACGTGATTACCTCTTCACCCTTCCGGTTAAAGACGGTGATCCACTTAGCTATGGGGTCACTTTCTCAAGCGACGATAGAGATGTAGCCGTTGCAAACAGCTTGAAGTTGCTTGACGAGTTCTTGAAGGAGAACTCTTGTTTCTCGTATTCGGCTTCGAGTAAAGTTGACAATGGAATCGACTGGAAAGAGTTCGCGCCGAGGATTGAAGATTATAACAACGTTGTTGCTAAGGCTATTGCTGGAGGAACAGGACATATCATTAGAGGACTCTTCAGTTGCAGCAACGCTTACACCAACCAG GTTCACAAGGGAGGTGAAGTAATGATTACAAAGGCTGATCAGGAGAAGAGTGGTGCCTCTCAGAGAAATGGAGGCTACAACAGTGGAAACTCCAGTAGTACTGAGAAGAAAAATGGAATCAACACAAACCTTCAACG AGCGAGGAAGCTTTCAAAGGCGACAGAGCAGCTGAGCAAGACGATGTTGAATGGTGCTGGAGTTGTGAGCGGCTCTGTAATGGTTCCTGTGATGAAGTCGAAACCAGGGAAGGCTTTCTTCTCCATGGTTCCAGGGGAGGTTCTCTTGGCTTCACTTGATGCCCTTA ATAAAATACTAGACGCAGCTGAAGCCGCAGAGAGACAAGCTCTAACTGCTACTTCCAGGGCTGCTACCAGAATGGTCAGCGAGAG GTTTGGAGAGAACGCAGGGGAGGCGACGGGAGACGTACTAGCAACTGCGGGCCACGCGGCTGGAACAGCATGGAATGTTTTTCAGATCCGCAAGACTTTCTATCCGTCATCTTCTCTCAAGTCAGGGATCGTAAGAAATGCTCCAAGAAAGTGA
- the LOC106396685 gene encoding serine/threonine protein phosphatase 2A 59 kDa regulatory subunit B' zeta isoform, protein MIKQIFGKLPRKPSKSLNNDSNGEGAVNSYYAPNPSASGSRLPNGTLAPNSNKNIQAGPFPPSGVVYEALPSFRDVPISEKPNLFLQKLTMCCVVFDFRDPSKNLKEKEIKRQTLLELVDYVASVGVKFNEAAIQELTKMVAVNLFRTFPSANHETKILEMHDLEDEEPSLEPAWPHIQVVYEILLRFVASPMTDAKLAKRYIDHSFVLKLLDLFDSEDQREREYLKTILHRVYGKFMVHRPYIRKAINNIFYRFISETEKHNGIAELLEILGSIINGFALPLKEEHKLFLVRALIPLHKPKCASVYYQQLSYCIVQFVEKDFKLADCIIRGLLKYWPVTNSSKEVMFLGELEEVLEATQAAEFQRCMVPLFRQIARCLNSSHFQVAERALFLWNNDHIRNLITQNHKVIMPIVFPALERNTRGHWNQAVKTLTLNVRKVFSDVDQALFDECLAKFQVEEENKTELKANRERTWKRLEDLAASKTNEAELVPRFVSSVNLASSSESSG, encoded by the exons ATGATCAAACAGATATTTGGGAAGCTGCCTAGAAAGCCTTCCAAGTCATTGAACAATGACTCCAACGGTGAAGGAGCTGTTAACTCCTATTACGCCCCAAACCCATCAGCTTCTGGTTCTCGTCTACCAAATGGGACTCTTGCTCCTAACTCTAACAAGAACATTCAAGCTGGACCCTTTCCACCTTCTGGTGTTGTATACGAGGCCTTGCCTAGCTTCAGAGACGTTCCCATCTCCGAGAAACCTAATCTCTTCCTCCAGAAGCTGACCATGTGCTGCGTTGTATTCGACTTCAGAGACCCCTCCAAGAATCTCAAGGAGAAAGAGATTAAGAGGCAGACACTCCTCGAGCTCGTTGACTACGTCGCATCAGTTGGCGTGAAGTTTAACGAAGCTGCGATCCAGGAGCTGACCAAGATGGTAGCTGTGAATCTCTTCAGAACGTTTCCTTCAGCTAACCACGAGACTAAGATCCTGGAGATGCACGATTTGGAAGATGAGGAGCCTTCCTTGGAGCCGGCTTGGCCTCACATTCAAGTCGTCTACGAGATTCTCCTCAGGTTCGTGGCGTCTCCCATGACTGACGCAAAGCTCGCAAAGAGATACATTGACCACTCTTTCGTCTTGAAGCTCTTAGACTTGTTTGATTCCGAagatcaaagagagagagagtatctGAAAACCATTCTCCACCGTGTTTACGGGAAGTTCATGGTCCATAGGCCTTACATCAGAAAGGCCATAAACAACATCTTCTACAGGTTCATCTCCGAGACTGAGAAGCATAACGGTATCGCGGAGTTGCTGGAGATTCTTGGGAGTATAATCAATGGGTTTGCTTTGCCTTTGAAAGAAGAGCATAAGCTCTTCCTTGTCCGTGCTTTGATCCCTCTCCACAAGCCTAAATGCGCGTCGGTCTATTACCAGCAGCTCTCTTATTGCATTGTTCAGTTTGTGGAGAAAGACTTCAAGCTCGCGGATTGCATTATCAGAGGCCTGCTAAAGTATTGGCCTGTGACTAACAGCTCTAAAGAAGTTATGTTTCTTGGTGAGTTGGAAGAAGTCTTGGAAGCAACTCAAGCTGCTGAGTTTCAACGTTGTATGGTCCCTTTGTTCCGACAGATAGCTCGTTGTCTCAACAGTTCACATTTCCAG GTTGCTGAGAGAGCATTGTTTCTATGGAACAACGATCACATAAGAAACCTGATCACTCAGAACCATAAAGTGATCATGCCTATAGTCTTCCCAGCTCTAGAGAGGAACACGCGTGGACATTGGAACCAAGCGGTTAAGACTCTGACTCTAAACGTGAGGAAAGTGTTCTCCGACGTTGACCAAGCTCTCTTCGATGAGTGTTTagctaaattccaagtggaagaAGAGAATAAGACAGAGCTTAAAGCGAACCGGGAAAGAACATGGAAGAGGTTAGAAGATTTGGCGGCTTCAAAGACCAACGAGGCAGAGCTGGTCCCAAGATTTGTGTCCTCGGTGAATCTTGCAAGCAGCTCTGAGTCCTCAGGGTAG
- the LOC106396684 gene encoding chitin elicitor receptor kinase 1 isoform X2: MELRIRIATLLPLLLLLFSTSSLFFTVESKCSGSCNLALASYFLENGTTLSNINQNLNSPAAPFDQVNFEPILRYNPSITNKDLIQMGSRVLVPFPCECQPGDFLAHVFRYSIQQEDTYGVVATKHYANLTTEESLQRTNSFPATNIPPSATLNVSVNCFCGNESVSKDYGLFVTYPLRPEDSLDAIASSSGVPAEFIQRYNPGVDFRSGRGIVFVPGKDPNGTFPPFNSSDKGGLGAGVIAGICIGVLVALLLISFVIYYAYRKNKKQDSHSSSIPLSAKVDQASLQSGDLVGTGVAPGLAAISVDKSVEFTLEELAKATDNFNLSFKIGQGGFGAVYYAELRGEKAAIKKMDMEASKQFLAELKVLTRVHHVNLVRLIGYCVEGSLFLIYEYVENGNLGQHLHGSGREPLPWIKRVHIALDSARGLEYIHEHTVPVYVHRDIKSANILIDQSFRAKVADFGLTKLTEVGSSATRGAMGTFGYMAPEIVYGEVSAKVDVYAFGVVLYELISAKAAVVKMNQASGEFRGLVGVFEEVFKEADKEEALRKIIDPRLGDNYPFDSVYKMAELGKACTQENAQLRPSMRYIVVALSTLISSTGNWDVGNFQNDDIVSLMSGR; encoded by the exons ATGGAGCTACGGATCCGAATTGCTacccttcttcctcttctccttctcctcttctcaaCGTCGTCTCTGTTCTTCACCGTGGAATCTAAATGCAGTGGAAGCTGCAACTTAGCTTTAGCCTCTTACTTCCTCGAAAACGGAACAACCCTCTCCAACATCAACCAGAACCTCAACTCTCCCGCCGCGCCTTTCGATCAAGTCAACTTCGAGCCGATCCTAAGGTACAACCCCAGCATAACAAACAAAGACTTAATCCAGATGGGTTCTCGTGTTCTTGTCCCTTTCCCTTGCGAGTGCCAACCCGGAGACTTTCTTGCCCACGTGTTCAGATACAGTATCCAACAGGAAGATACTTATGGCGTAGTTGCGACTAAACATTACGCGAACCTCACGACGGAGGAGTCTTTGCAGAGGACCAACTCTTTTCCGGCGACTAACATCCCTCCCTCCGCGACGTTAAACGTGTCCGTGAACTGCTTTTGCGGTAACGAGAGTGTGTCAAAGGATTATGGGTTGTTCGTTACTTACCCGCTTCGTCCTGAAGATAGTCTCGACGCGATCGCGAGTTCTTCCGGTGTACCGGCGGAGTTTATTCAAAGGTATAACCCTGGTGTTGATTTCCGGTCAGGGAGAGGGATTGTCTTTGTTCCGGGGAAAG ATCCAAATGGTACATTCCCACCTTTCAATTCAAG TGACAAAG GTGGGCTTGGTGCTGGAGTTATAGCTGGTATATGTATAGGAGTGTTGGTGGCTCTGTTGTTGATCTCCTTTGTCATATACTATGCTTACCGAAAGAACAAGAAGCAAGATTCACATTCATCTTCTATCCCGTTGTCTGCTAAGGTTGATCAGG CTAGCCTCCAGAGTGGAGACTTGGTTGGTACAGGAGTTGCTCCTGGCCTTGCCGCCATAAGCGTGGACAAGTCTGTTGAGTTTACCTTGGAGGAGCTAGCAAAGGCTACTGATAATTTCAATCTGTCTTTTAAGATAGGGCAAGGTGGTTTTGGTGCTGTTTACTATGCAGAGCTTAGAGGAGAA AAAGCTGCAATCAAGAAGATGGACATGGAGGCATCGAAACAGTTCTTGGCGGAACTAAAAGTCTTAACACGTGTACATCATGTCAACCTG GTTCGTCTGATTGGTTATTGTGTAGAGGGGTCTCTGTTCTTGATCTATGAGTATGTTGAGAATGGCAACCTTGGACAACATTTACATGGATCAG GACGTGAACCGCTACCGTGGATTAAGAGAGTCCACATTGCGCTAGATTCAGCTAGAGGTTTAGAGTATATCCACGAGCACACGGTTCCAGTTTATGTTCACAGGGACATTAAATCTGCCAATATATTGATAGATCAGAGCTTCAGAGCAAAG GTCGCTGATTTCGGTTTAACAAAACTGACAGAAGTGGGAAGCTCAGCGACACGTGGGGCGATGGGTACATTTGGTTACATGGCACCTGA GATTGTATATGGAGAAGTGTCTGCGAAAGTAGATGTATATGCATTTGGAGTGGTCCTTTACGAGTTGATCTCTGCGAAAGCCGCGGTTGTCAAGATGAACCAAGCCAGTGGTGAATTCAGAGGCCTCGTGGGTGTG TTCGAAGAAGTATTCAAGGAGGCAGACAAAGAAGAAGCACTACGGAAGATTATCGATCCGAGGCTTGGTGATAACTATCCGTTTGATTCTGTATATAAG ATGGCGGAACTAGGGAAAGCTTGTACGCAAGAGAACGCGCAGCTCCGTCCAAGTATGAGATACATTGTCGTTGCTTTATCTACTCTTATCTCGTCAACCGGAAACTGGGACGTCGGAAACTTCCAGAACGATGATATTGTCAGCCTTATGTCTGGCCGGTAG
- the BNAC05G30700D gene encoding uncharacterized membrane protein YuiD — MDEVMTVADAGGSRALNGSPSSQNLLPHNLPLLSAFLAFALAQFLKVFTNWYKEKRWDSKKMISSGGMPSSHSATVTALALAIGLAEGAGSPAFAIALVLACVVMYDASGVRLHAGRQAELLNQIVCEFPSEHPLSTVKPLRELLGHTPIQVAAGAVLGCVVAYLMRSTS, encoded by the exons ATGGACGAGGTGATGACAGTGGCGGACGCGGGGGGAAGCAGGGCGTTGAACGGATCTCCTTCGTCGCAGAATCTCCTTCCCCACAATCTTCCCCTCTTATCCGCTTTTCTTGCATTCGCTCTCGCCCAGTTCCTCAAAGTCTTCACTAATTG GTACAAAGAAAAGAGATGGGACTCTAAAAAGATGATTAGTTCTGGTGGAATGCCTTCCTCTCACTCTGCTACTGTCACTGCCTTAGCTCTTGCCATTGGCCTTGCAGAAGGTGCTGGATCACCCGCTTTTGCTATCGCTCTTGTCTTGGCCTGCGTT GTAATGTATGATGCCTCTGGGGTCAGGCTTCATGCTGGTCGTCAAGCTGAG CTACTGAATCAAATTGTTTGTGAGTTTCCGTCCGAGCATCCGTTATCCACAGTTAAACCCTTGCGTGAACTGCTAGGCCACACTCCTATCCAG GTTGCAGCCGGTGCTGTTTTAGGATGCGTGGTAGCTTATTTGATGAGGAGCACAAGCTAG